The genomic segment CCCTTCTGGCCCTTTACATTTTGGCTCACTTATCGCTGCACTAGGCAGTTTTTTAAGAGCAAAACATCAGCAGGGCCAATGGTTAGTCAGAATCGAAGACATTGATCCCCCAAGAGAAGTTGCCGGTGCGAGTGATGACATACTCAGAACACTTGAAGCTTATGGCTTACACTGGGATCAAACAGCGTTATTTCAACGTGATCGTAGCGAAGTTTATCAACGGCATATTAATGAATTGCTTAGCAATGACCAAGCATACTATTGCCAATGTACTCGTAAACAAATTGGGTTAATGGGTGGCACTTATGACAGTCGTTGTGGCTCACTATCACCTAGGTTAACCCAAGGTGCGATTCGTATTCGCAATCATGCAAAAGTGAGTCAATTTCACGATGTTGTGATGGGAGACGTTAGCGTAGGTGATGATTTTGCTGGTGAAGACTTCATTATTAAGCGCAGCGATGGCTTATTTGCCTATCAACTTGCTGTAGTCATCGATGATGCTTTTCAAGGGATCACTGAAATTGTTCGTGGTTCTGATTTGCTAGAAACCAGTTGCAGACAA from the Shewanella japonica genome contains:
- the gluQRS gene encoding tRNA glutamyl-Q(34) synthetase GluQRS, producing MNSPDYIGRFAPSPSGPLHFGSLIAALGSFLRAKHQQGQWLVRIEDIDPPREVAGASDDILRTLEAYGLHWDQTALFQRDRSEVYQRHINELLSNDQAYYCQCTRKQIGLMGGTYDSRCGSLSPRLTQGAIRIRNHAKVSQFHDVVMGDVSVGDDFAGEDFIIKRSDGLFAYQLAVVIDDAFQGITEIVRGSDLLETSCRQLSMNNILGFTSPSWLHLPLACTKPGFKLSKQNYANAIDVKHPQASINAALRFLGQAEVDTDNVDIMLKQAIEQFKIADIPQVSEILIAQ